One Luteolibacter yonseiensis genomic window carries:
- the ppk1 gene encoding polyphosphate kinase 1 has product MSTPYLNRELSWLEFNQRVLNEALREDLPLLERVKFLAITASNMDEFFQVRIGGLMLMRRSGRKTPDASGLTPTRNLAVLRQRILKMCADQYTLLTGTLVPAMEKAGILPLHPRQLTVRQAGQVEAAFEDLIFPLLTPLAVDPDSSPPVVPALQITVACRLLDPETQNTRYALIPIPEALGRRIHVSVEGEGHAFVLIEDLVASQALQLFPGENVISTTAFRVTRNGDIAVQEEDAIDLAGEMEDVLTARRFADTVRLELRSDAPRDLVRVIKAVTGSGPQEIYRVDGPPGLASFMELAFLPGFDHLRDVDWPAQNSPAIAPGASMFETIASNDVLLFHPYESFEPVLRLIEEAAEDPDVIAIKQVLYRTARKSRIIDALIKAAENGKHVTALVELKARFDEARNLDRADELQRAGAQIVYGVKGLKTHAKICLIVRREAGRLRRYAHLGTGNYNETTSRLYTDLSYLTCKPEYGNDASLFFNAVTGRSKLLRFQRLVPAPTAMKPTLLDLIASEAERAKQGLPARIIGKVNSLQDPDIINALYKASQAGVEIKLNIRGICCLKPGDPKYSKNIEVISVIDRFLEHARLFYFHQGGNPEVYIASADWMTRNLEKRVELMIPIEEPALKRRLVRILEAFFQDNTQASRLMPDGTSQRIVRGKGQKAFRVQEHFHQQARKAAKAREHERAMTFEPHVPAE; this is encoded by the coding sequence ATGTCCACCCCCTATCTCAACCGCGAACTCTCCTGGCTGGAATTCAACCAACGCGTCCTCAACGAAGCCCTCCGCGAAGATCTGCCATTGCTGGAACGCGTGAAATTCCTCGCGATCACCGCGTCAAACATGGACGAGTTCTTCCAGGTCCGCATCGGGGGACTCATGCTCATGCGCCGCAGCGGACGCAAGACACCGGACGCCTCCGGCCTCACCCCCACGCGGAACCTCGCGGTGCTCAGGCAGCGCATCCTCAAGATGTGCGCGGACCAATACACGCTGCTCACCGGCACCCTTGTGCCCGCCATGGAAAAAGCAGGCATCCTACCCCTGCACCCCCGCCAGCTCACCGTGCGCCAGGCAGGCCAGGTGGAGGCGGCCTTCGAAGATCTCATCTTTCCGCTGCTCACCCCGCTCGCGGTTGACCCGGATTCTTCGCCTCCCGTCGTTCCCGCGCTTCAGATCACCGTCGCCTGCCGTCTTCTGGACCCGGAAACCCAGAATACCCGCTACGCGCTTATTCCCATACCCGAAGCGTTGGGACGCCGCATCCATGTCTCGGTGGAGGGCGAGGGCCATGCCTTCGTTCTCATCGAAGACCTCGTCGCGTCACAGGCCTTACAACTTTTTCCCGGGGAGAACGTCATCTCCACCACCGCGTTCCGCGTCACGCGGAATGGCGACATCGCCGTGCAGGAGGAGGACGCCATCGACCTCGCGGGCGAGATGGAGGACGTGCTCACCGCCCGCCGCTTCGCGGACACCGTCCGGCTCGAACTCCGCTCGGACGCCCCTCGCGACCTCGTCCGTGTCATCAAGGCCGTCACCGGCAGCGGCCCCCAGGAAATCTACCGTGTGGACGGCCCTCCCGGCCTAGCCTCGTTCATGGAGCTGGCCTTCCTCCCCGGCTTCGACCACCTCAGGGATGTCGATTGGCCGGCGCAGAACTCCCCCGCCATCGCTCCCGGCGCATCCATGTTCGAGACCATCGCCTCGAACGATGTCCTGCTTTTCCACCCTTACGAATCCTTCGAACCGGTGCTCCGTCTCATCGAAGAAGCGGCGGAGGACCCCGACGTCATCGCGATCAAGCAGGTCCTCTACCGCACCGCCAGGAAGTCCCGCATCATCGACGCCCTTATCAAGGCGGCGGAGAACGGCAAGCACGTGACCGCCCTGGTCGAACTGAAAGCCCGCTTCGACGAAGCCCGCAACCTCGACCGCGCCGACGAACTCCAGCGCGCCGGAGCACAGATCGTCTACGGCGTGAAAGGACTGAAAACCCACGCGAAAATCTGCCTCATCGTCCGCCGCGAGGCCGGACGCCTGCGGCGCTACGCCCACCTCGGCACCGGAAACTACAACGAGACCACGTCCCGTCTCTACACCGACCTTTCCTACCTCACCTGCAAACCGGAGTATGGAAACGACGCCTCCCTCTTCTTCAACGCCGTCACCGGCCGCTCCAAGCTCCTCCGCTTCCAGCGTCTCGTCCCGGCCCCGACCGCGATGAAACCCACCCTGCTCGACCTCATTGCCAGCGAAGCGGAGCGCGCCAAGCAGGGACTCCCGGCCCGCATCATCGGCAAGGTGAACTCCCTGCAGGATCCGGACATCATCAACGCCCTCTACAAGGCTTCCCAGGCCGGGGTTGAGATCAAGCTCAACATCCGCGGCATCTGCTGTCTCAAGCCCGGCGATCCCAAGTATTCCAAAAACATCGAAGTCATCTCGGTCATCGACCGCTTCCTCGAGCACGCCCGCCTGTTCTACTTCCACCAGGGCGGCAATCCGGAAGTATACATCGCCTCCGCCGACTGGATGACCCGCAACCTCGAAAAACGCGTCGAACTCATGATCCCCATCGAGGAGCCCGCCCTGAAAAGGCGCCTCGTCCGGATCCTCGAGGCCTTCTTCCAGGACAACACCCAGGCCTCCCGCCTCATGCCGGACGGCACCTCCCAGCGAATTGTCCGCGGCAAGGGCCAGAAAGCCTTCCGTGTCCAGGAACACTTCCACCAACAGGCCCGCAAGGCGGCGAAAGCACGCGAGCACGAACGTGCCATGACCTTCGAACCCCACGTGCCTGCGGAGTAG
- a CDS encoding HAD hydrolase-like protein translates to MHILFDLDGTLTDSRPGIINSIRHSLAENQLTVPEADALLWCIGPPILESFRKLVGPDQPHLFDPTVTKYRERYSETGIFENEVYPEIVDTLAELRQLGHTLHVATSKAEIYAKRIITHFELDRFFTSVNGSELDGTRADKAELIAHILLQQGISPAEAVMIGDREHDMIGATKNNLPAIGALWGYGTGKELMESGATLCARVPHLLPEMISSLE, encoded by the coding sequence ATGCACATCCTCTTCGACCTGGACGGCACCCTCACCGACTCACGCCCCGGCATCATCAATTCCATCCGCCACTCGCTTGCGGAAAACCAGCTCACTGTCCCGGAGGCGGACGCGCTGCTGTGGTGCATCGGCCCGCCGATCCTGGAGAGTTTCAGGAAGCTCGTCGGTCCGGACCAGCCCCACCTGTTCGATCCGACCGTCACGAAATACCGCGAACGCTACAGCGAGACGGGTATTTTTGAAAACGAGGTCTACCCTGAGATCGTTGACACCCTGGCCGAACTCCGGCAACTCGGCCACACCCTGCATGTCGCCACGTCCAAGGCCGAGATCTATGCCAAACGCATCATCACCCACTTCGAGCTCGACCGCTTTTTCACCAGCGTGAACGGCAGCGAACTCGACGGCACCCGTGCGGACAAGGCGGAACTCATCGCCCACATCCTTCTTCAGCAGGGCATATCACCCGCCGAGGCGGTGATGATCGGAGACCGCGAGCACGACATGATCGGCGCGACCAAAAACAACCTGCCCGCCATCGGCGCGCTCTGGGGCTACGGCACCGGCAAGGAATTGATGGAATCCGGTGCCACCCTCTGCGCCCGCGTGCCGCACCTGCTGCCGGAGATGATCAGCTCGTTGGAATGA